In Spirochaeta thermophila DSM 6578, the following proteins share a genomic window:
- a CDS encoding DUF4340 domain-containing protein, protein MQRTRVLWITNAVLAVLLFVRLVMGGQDKAPRLLPGTPEEVERIEIEGPSPVALVREEGRWWLEGEGGMVPADAAKVARFLSFVYGFLRSDVVTEDPAAYRELGLEPGLRVVVGVEGVGRVGLVFGAVGEVPRTQYVRREEERVVYRVDASAGFYATRGPRFWREVRPWGGVAPDEVLSVRIEWKGGLLFLARSEQGGDEVWVVRRGDRMERVGREGAVAYLAALTEWEAEDVAAWDGVEGDGQVVVEWEDGRVRRWVVGEEGGRVVVWPEGAAYAYLAPPASFSKLLEGP, encoded by the coding sequence ATGCAGAGGACTAGGGTCCTGTGGATCACGAACGCCGTGCTCGCCGTACTCCTCTTCGTGCGCCTCGTCATGGGTGGTCAGGACAAGGCCCCCCGTCTCCTCCCGGGTACGCCGGAGGAGGTGGAGCGTATAGAGATCGAGGGTCCCTCGCCCGTCGCGCTCGTGCGGGAGGAGGGGAGGTGGTGGCTCGAGGGGGAGGGGGGCATGGTGCCGGCGGATGCCGCCAAGGTGGCGCGCTTCCTCTCGTTCGTGTACGGCTTTCTCCGGAGCGATGTGGTCACGGAGGACCCTGCGGCCTACCGGGAGCTGGGGCTCGAGCCGGGGCTCAGGGTGGTGGTGGGAGTCGAGGGCGTCGGGCGCGTGGGGCTCGTGTTCGGGGCGGTGGGCGAGGTGCCGCGAACCCAGTACGTGCGCCGCGAGGAGGAGCGCGTGGTCTACCGGGTGGACGCCTCGGCCGGGTTCTACGCCACGCGGGGGCCGCGGTTCTGGAGGGAGGTGCGGCCGTGGGGAGGGGTGGCGCCGGATGAGGTCCTCTCGGTGCGCATCGAGTGGAAGGGAGGGCTCCTCTTCCTCGCACGCAGCGAGCAGGGAGGGGATGAGGTGTGGGTGGTGCGGAGGGGGGATCGGATGGAGAGGGTGGGGCGCGAGGGTGCCGTCGCCTACCTCGCGGCGCTCACTGAGTGGGAGGCGGAGGACGTGGCGGCGTGGGACGGGGTGGAGGGAGACGGGCAGGTGGTGGTGGAGTGGGAGGACGGCAGGGTGCGGCGGTGGGTGGTGGGGGAGGAGGGGGGGAGGGTGGTCGTGTGGCCGGAGGGGGCCGCCTACGCCTACCTCGCTCCGCCCGCCTCGTTCTCCAAGCTGCTCGAGGGGCCCTGA